A part of Lacinutrix sp. 5H-3-7-4 genomic DNA contains:
- a CDS encoding histidine phosphatase family protein: MQEIPTKSNKVLYLVRHAKSSWKYDLRDFDRPLKKRGFNDANLISNHLKTFSLSPDLIISSGAERAKTTAKIFIENLNLKKVNFLINNEVYDFSGQSLLNVLKSCNNSIDKLLVFGHNNALTNIANTYGSKAIDNITTSGFVEIHFATDKWENIKKGETKTILFPKHLK; encoded by the coding sequence AGTTCTATATTTAGTTCGTCATGCAAAGTCATCATGGAAATATGATTTGCGAGATTTTGATCGTCCTTTAAAAAAAAGAGGATTTAATGATGCTAATTTAATATCAAACCATTTAAAAACCTTTTCATTAAGTCCAGATTTAATTATAAGTAGTGGAGCAGAGCGAGCAAAAACTACAGCTAAAATTTTTATTGAAAACTTAAATCTTAAAAAAGTAAATTTTTTAATAAATAATGAAGTTTATGATTTTTCAGGTCAGTCTTTATTGAACGTTTTAAAATCTTGTAATAATTCTATCGATAAACTGCTTGTTTTTGGACATAATAATGCGCTAACCAATATAGCAAATACCTATGGAAGTAAAGCTATAGATAACATAACAACTTCTGGTTTTGTGGAAATTCACTTTGCTACAGATAAATGGGAAAACATAAAAAAAGGAGAAACTAAAACAATACTTTTTCCAAAACACCTTAAATAA